The Lates calcarifer isolate ASB-BC8 unplaced genomic scaffold, TLL_Latcal_v3 scaffold_3_8, whole genome shotgun sequence genome includes a window with the following:
- the LOC108901886 gene encoding caspase-1-like, with the protein MLPIIKEELKLLFWVSSNTGADGENKRENKRKGDGAERGRAGSGPSGTADVPAGTLNIPARTPDDPAKTPNVQVWTPSPSWKNVPADDVLMSIRKEFIERVSEPVLDKLLDNLLPWRVITDSEVESVKGLSRGKKAREVIDMVRIKGPRASSALLVALCKEDPCVSTELKLM; encoded by the exons ATGTTGCCG ATAATCAAGGAGGAATTAAAGCTCCTCTTTTGGGTGTCAAGCAATACAGGAGCAGATGGGgagaataagagagaaaataagagaaagggtgatggagctgagagaggaagagcag GTTCTGGTCCATCAGGAACTGCAGACGTCCCAGCAGGGACTCTGAATATCCCTGCAAGGACTCCAGATGACCCAGCAAAGACTCCAAATGTCCAAGTATGGACTCCCAGTCCATCCTGGAAGAATGTCCCAGCAGACGATGTACTGATGTCTATTCGAAAAGAGTTTATCGAGAGAGTGTCTGAACCTGTTCTAGATAAGCTGCTGGATAACCTCCTGCCGTGGAGGGTGATAACTGATTCTGAGGTGGAGTCTGTTAAAGGACTgagcagggggaaaaaagctcgAGAGGTGATTGACATGGTGCGAATAAAAGGACCAAGAGCCAGTTCAGCTCTGCTTGTTGCTCTCTGTAAAGAGGATCCATGCGTTTCAACAGAGCTGAAATTAATGTGA
- the LOC108901720 gene encoding uncharacterized protein LOC108901720, with product MSASLLLLLLLGGSQASHYYGTVMTFTPKETRDDGSIRVVFHYKLNFRSCTDSDSWDCVSGDCGTESVVVNIVDKEDGRWCQLEGLMTRQVSTDAPFQLRLDGGDWISVKNGVSNWRAVTKVDLRVRSDTGRPNRSPQTTILPALQVPSNCQRDFSLLAFDPDGDEVVCRYGDTAAGECNPCSPPSVLTISPRCTLSFHPTSSSNEGSYAVQVEMEDFSNQSVSRVPSDAFSKIPIRFALMVDPAVPSCTEGLYLPKFLPPTPVNGAQVFAYINHTLEITVKAEAANSQVSELLFSGPHNVVHQTGSGGQFNLSWTPSEDQDGENHPICFAVQAANEPTKYYSELRCVIVSVSSEPPTTVLPATTPQTTTPVPFIPVNETEVYSNRSEVLEESTGPDEDSSGVGKVVGIVFGVGAVIAIAAVGIWAVRGSLL from the exons ATGTCTGCatctctgctgctccttctgCTGCTCGGTGGCTCTCAGGCGTCTCACTACTATGGGACGGTGATGACTTTTACCCCCAAAGAGACCAGGGATGATGGATCCATCagg GTTGTCTTTCACTATAAGCTGAACTTCCGCTCGTGCACCGACAGCGACTCGTGGGACTGTGTCAGCGGTGACTGTGGGACTGAGAGTGTAGTGGTCAACATCGTGGACAAGGAGGATGGACGGTGGTGTCAGCTGGAAGGGTTAATGACTCGGCAGGTTTCCACCGACGCTCCGTTTCAGCTGCG GTTGGACGGTGGTGACTGGATAAGCGTCAAAAATGGCGTCAGTAACTGGAGGGCAGTGACTAAGGTGGACTTAAGGGTTCGGTCGGACACGGGCCGCCCCAACAGATCACCCCAGACCACCATCCTGCCGGCCCTGCA AGTTCCTTCAAACTGTCAGAGAGACTTCAGCCTGTTAGCCTTTGACCCTGATGGAGATGAGGTTGTATGCAGATATGGAGATACTGCAGCAGGGGAGTGTAATCCTTGTTCACCACCGTCTGTTCTGACCATCTCACCG CGTTGTACGTTGTCGTTTCACCCAACCAGCAGCAGTAATGAAGGATCATATGCAGTACAGGTGGAGATGGAGGACTTCTCCAACCAGTCTGTGTCCCGCGTTCCCAGTGATGCTTTCAGCAAAATACCGATCAGATTTGCTTTAATGG tgGACCCTGCTGTACCATCGTGCACAGAAGGACTCTATCTGCCCAAGTTCCTGCCTCCAACCCCAGTCAATGGGGCTCAGGTGTTCGCCTACATCAACCACACCCTGGAGATTACCGTCAAGGCAGAAGCAGCCAACTCACA GGTTTCTGAGCTCCTGTTCAGTGGGCCACACAATGTTGTTCACCAGACTGGATCAGGGGGACAGTTCAACCTGAGCTGGACGCCGTCCGAGGACCAAGATGGAGAAAACCATCCCATCTGCTTTGCAGTTCAGGCAGCAAACGA GCCAACCAAATATTACTCTGAGCTACGAtgtgtgattgtgagtgtgAGCAGCG AACCACCCACCACAGTCCTGCCAGCAACTACCCCACAAACTACAACCCCCGTTCCCTTCA TCCCTGTAAATGAAACAGAGGTTTACAGCAACAGGTCTGAGGTGCTGGAGGAGTCCACAGGACCtg ATGAAGACAGCAGTGGCGTTGGCAAAGTTGTTGGTATTGTGTTTGGTGTTGGAGCTGTCATCGCTATTGCTGCTGTTGGAATATGGGCTGTGAGGGGAAGTCTACTGTGA
- the LOC108901757 gene encoding low affinity immunoglobulin gamma Fc region receptor II isoform X3, with translation MQLTPFCLMLSCLRVSPNRSQFFRYDTITLTCEDQSNSTSWKVKRETPAGGVRPCSSGWGSTSLGSTCIIGSTYPSDSGVYWCESVDGEQSNGVNITITDRDVILESPALPVSQGAAMTLRCKAEANSNHVFNFYKDEHLISSSSTGEMTIPSVSKADEGLYKCNISGGGESAASWLAVEASPSPSASPPAASCSVSVFRLLCHVLVGTPYLVSTILLGLIYRDRKRAARTVGGRRGSNDVIMEIVV, from the exons ATGCAGCTAACACCATTCTGCCTGATGCTGT cCTGTCTCCGGGTCAGCCCAAACAGGTCTCAGTTCTTCAGGTACGACACCATCACTCTGACCTGTGAAGATCAGTCAAACTCCACCAGTTGGAAGGTGAAGAGGGAAACACCGGCAGGTGGGGTGAGACCCTGCTCCTCTGGTTGGGGCTCTACCTCTTTGGGCTCAACTTGCATCATTGGGAGCACCTACCCATCAGACAGCGGGGTGTACTGGTGTGAGTCTGTGGACGGGGAGCAGAGCAACGGTGtcaacatcaccatcactg ATCGTGATGTGATCCTAGAAAGTCCTGCCCTTCCTGTGTCGCAGGGAGCTGCCATGACTCTGCGCTGCAAAGCTGAGGCAAACTCCAACCATGTGTTTAATTTCTATAAAGACGAAcacctcatcagcagcagctccacaggaGAGATGACCATTCCTAGTGTTTCCAAAGCTGATGAAGGACTCTACAAGTGCAACATCTCTGGGGGTGGAGAATCCGCAGCCAGCTGGCTGGCTGTTGAAG cttcaccttcaccttcagCCTCACCGCCTGCAGCTTCatgctctgtgtctgtcttcagACTGTTGTGTCATGTGCTAGTGGGAACTCCTTACCTGGTGTCCACCATCTTACTAGGACTCATatacagagacaggaagagag CAGCTCGGACAGTTGGAGGGAGAAGAGGCAGCAACGATGTCATCATGGAAATAGTTGTATAG
- the LOC108901757 gene encoding Fc receptor-like protein 5 isoform X2, with amino-acid sequence MQLTPFCLMLSCLRVSPNRSQFFRYDTITLTCEDQSNSTSWKVKRETPAGGVRPCSSGWGSTSLGSTCIIGSTYPSDSGVYWCESVDGEQSNGVNITITDRDVILESPALPVSQGAAMTLRCKAEANSNHVFNFYKDEHLISSSSTGEMTIPSVSKADEGLYKCNISGGGESAASWLAVEGATDMKLSTSEVTAFQPGIKASPSPSASPPAASCSVSVFRLLCHVLVGTPYLVSTILLGLIYRDRKRARTVGGRRGSNDVIMEIVV; translated from the exons ATGCAGCTAACACCATTCTGCCTGATGCTGT cCTGTCTCCGGGTCAGCCCAAACAGGTCTCAGTTCTTCAGGTACGACACCATCACTCTGACCTGTGAAGATCAGTCAAACTCCACCAGTTGGAAGGTGAAGAGGGAAACACCGGCAGGTGGGGTGAGACCCTGCTCCTCTGGTTGGGGCTCTACCTCTTTGGGCTCAACTTGCATCATTGGGAGCACCTACCCATCAGACAGCGGGGTGTACTGGTGTGAGTCTGTGGACGGGGAGCAGAGCAACGGTGtcaacatcaccatcactg ATCGTGATGTGATCCTAGAAAGTCCTGCCCTTCCTGTGTCGCAGGGAGCTGCCATGACTCTGCGCTGCAAAGCTGAGGCAAACTCCAACCATGTGTTTAATTTCTATAAAGACGAAcacctcatcagcagcagctccacaggaGAGATGACCATTCCTAGTGTTTCCAAAGCTGATGAAGGACTCTACAAGTGCAACATCTCTGGGGGTGGAGAATCCGCAGCCAGCTGGCTGGCTGTTGAAG gtgcaacagACATGAAGCTTTCAACCAGCGAAGTCACTGCTTTTCAGCCTGGTATTAAAG cttcaccttcaccttcagCCTCACCGCCTGCAGCTTCatgctctgtgtctgtcttcagACTGTTGTGTCATGTGCTAGTGGGAACTCCTTACCTGGTGTCCACCATCTTACTAGGACTCATatacagagacaggaagagag CTCGGACAGTTGGAGGGAGAAGAGGCAGCAACGATGTCATCATGGAAATAGTTGTATAG
- the LOC108901757 gene encoding Fc receptor-like protein 5 isoform X1 — protein MQLTPFCLMLSCLRVSPNRSQFFRYDTITLTCEDQSNSTSWKVKRETPAGGVRPCSSGWGSTSLGSTCIIGSTYPSDSGVYWCESVDGEQSNGVNITITDRDVILESPALPVSQGAAMTLRCKAEANSNHVFNFYKDEHLISSSSTGEMTIPSVSKADEGLYKCNISGGGESAASWLAVEGATDMKLSTSEVTAFQPGIKASPSPSASPPAASCSVSVFRLLCHVLVGTPYLVSTILLGLIYRDRKRAARTVGGRRGSNDVIMEIVV, from the exons ATGCAGCTAACACCATTCTGCCTGATGCTGT cCTGTCTCCGGGTCAGCCCAAACAGGTCTCAGTTCTTCAGGTACGACACCATCACTCTGACCTGTGAAGATCAGTCAAACTCCACCAGTTGGAAGGTGAAGAGGGAAACACCGGCAGGTGGGGTGAGACCCTGCTCCTCTGGTTGGGGCTCTACCTCTTTGGGCTCAACTTGCATCATTGGGAGCACCTACCCATCAGACAGCGGGGTGTACTGGTGTGAGTCTGTGGACGGGGAGCAGAGCAACGGTGtcaacatcaccatcactg ATCGTGATGTGATCCTAGAAAGTCCTGCCCTTCCTGTGTCGCAGGGAGCTGCCATGACTCTGCGCTGCAAAGCTGAGGCAAACTCCAACCATGTGTTTAATTTCTATAAAGACGAAcacctcatcagcagcagctccacaggaGAGATGACCATTCCTAGTGTTTCCAAAGCTGATGAAGGACTCTACAAGTGCAACATCTCTGGGGGTGGAGAATCCGCAGCCAGCTGGCTGGCTGTTGAAG gtgcaacagACATGAAGCTTTCAACCAGCGAAGTCACTGCTTTTCAGCCTGGTATTAAAG cttcaccttcaccttcagCCTCACCGCCTGCAGCTTCatgctctgtgtctgtcttcagACTGTTGTGTCATGTGCTAGTGGGAACTCCTTACCTGGTGTCCACCATCTTACTAGGACTCATatacagagacaggaagagag CAGCTCGGACAGTTGGAGGGAGAAGAGGCAGCAACGATGTCATCATGGAAATAGTTGTATAG
- the LOC108901712 gene encoding butyrophilin subfamily 3 member A2 isoform X1 — protein MYYRLFLVSALLSGLTGESSVHGSPERAHGPKQVLAFAGEEVILPCAFNVTASSDFPTVEWSKEDLEPDVIFLYRDGCETYEMKHPEFEYRTSFIMKELKNGDISLRITNVRLSDAGKYQCMRLWKNAPRDITTVELVVGAVSEPKLSVVSTESGGVTLQCEASCWLPEPEIKFLDDHDDEIPAEDPKRNPNASGCHNVTRRVTLQTATSRVTCRVHQLDYNQTRVTEINIPADCMRSFTVIIVIAVGGTILFVLACGLVFLLWKKCGKSAKVQKLPVTRQESDSTVGGTSENRLLLDPRGADSVDNSAVEHLNKKIAELESQLREKDETIRQLQNRPQLSPVVYYYNQPTVVCSPSRPLQTSILTNDHNSTPTVPRNSNPPKSANLPQNKCPKPGTQRQNSNPGLSRPIQKPRRNNSSPALFSCNATELSSSSSGSTSERKQGRFRRSMSESGAQPDPNLAKLQRRYSLAFHNRYGLLAELKEESDTDS, from the exons ATGTATTATCGTCTCTTCCTGGTTTCTGCGCTGCTGTCTGGTCTCACAG gtGAATCCTCAGTGCATGGTTCACCAGAGAGGGCACATGGTCCAAAGCAGGTCCTGGCCTTCGCTGGAGAGGAAGTCATTCTGCCCTGTGCTTTCAATGTCACTGCCAGTAGTGACTTTCCAACAGTGGAGTGGTCCAAGGAAGACCTGGAGCCAGATGTCATCTTCCTGTACCGGGATGGCTGCGAGACTTATGAGATGAAGCATCCAGAATTTGAGTATAGGACAAGTTTTATCATGAAAGAGCTGAAAAATGGAGACATATCGTTGAGGATCACTAACGTCAGGCTGTCTGATGCGGGTAAATACCAGTGCATGAGGCTCTGGAAGAATGCCCCTCGAGACATTACCACGGTGGAGCTTGTTGTGG GTGCAGTTTCTGAGCCAAAGCTCTCCGTGGTTTCGACTGAGAGTGGAGGAGTGACTCTGCAGTGTGAGGCGAGCTGTTGGCTGCCAGAGCCTGAGATCAAGTTCCTGGATGATCACGATGATGAAATTCCTGCTGAAGACCCAAAAAGAAATCCAAATGCCAGTGGATGTCACAATGTGACACGAAGAGTGACTCTCCAAACTGCAACCAGCAG AGTCACCTGCAGAGTTCACCAGTTGGATTACAACCAGACCAGGGTCACAGAAATCAACATACCAG CTGACTGCATGAGGTCCTTCACTGTAATCATTGTCATCGCTGTTGGAGGGACCATCCTGTTTGTATTGGCATGTGGATTAGTTTTCCTGTTATGGAAGAAATGTGGCAAATCTG CAAAGGTACAAAAGCTACCAGTGACCAGGCAGGAATCGGACAGCACAGTCGGTGGCACCTCTGAAAATCGGTTGCTCTTGGATCCTAGGGGGGCTGACAGCGTGGACAACAGCGCCGTAGAACACCTGAACAAAAAGATAGCTGAACTCGAGTCACAGCTTCGTGAGAAAGACGAGACCATCCGCCAACTACAGAACAGACCACAGCTAAGTCCTGTGGTTTACTACTACAACCAGCCCACAGTTGTCTGCAGTCCTTCCAGACCCCTGCAGACCAGCATTTTGACCAATGACCACAATTCAACACCAACGGTCCCAAGAAACAGCAACCCTCCTAAATCTGCCAACCTGCCCCAGAACAAGTGTCCAAAACCTGGTACCCAAAGGCAGAACAGTAATCCAGGACTTTCCCGCCCGATCCAAAAACCTCGCCGTAATAACAGCAGCCCGGCTCTTTTCTCCTGTAATGCCACAGAGTTGTCAAGTTCTTCTTCGGGCAGcacttcagagagaaaacaaggcCGCTTTCGTCGTTCTATGAGCGAGTCTGGTGCTCAGCCTGATCCAAACCTCGCTAAGCTTCAGCGTAGATATTCCTTAGCGTTTCATAACCGCTACGGTCTCCTAGCAGAGTTGAAAGAAGAGTCTGACACTGATTCCTAA
- the LOC108901712 gene encoding butyrophilin subfamily 3 member A2 isoform X2, whose product MKHPEFEYRTSFIMKELKNGDISLRITNVRLSDAGKYQCMRLWKNAPRDITTVELVVGAVSEPKLSVVSTESGGVTLQCEASCWLPEPEIKFLDDHDDEIPAEDPKRNPNASGCHNVTRRVTLQTATSRVTCRVHQLDYNQTRVTEINIPADCMRSFTVIIVIAVGGTILFVLACGLVFLLWKKCGKSAKVQKLPVTRQESDSTVGGTSENRLLLDPRGADSVDNSAVEHLNKKIAELESQLREKDETIRQLQNRPQLSPVVYYYNQPTVVCSPSRPLQTSILTNDHNSTPTVPRNSNPPKSANLPQNKCPKPGTQRQNSNPGLSRPIQKPRRNNSSPALFSCNATELSSSSSGSTSERKQGRFRRSMSESGAQPDPNLAKLQRRYSLAFHNRYGLLAELKEESDTDS is encoded by the exons ATGAAGCATCCAGAATTTGAGTATAGGACAAGTTTTATCATGAAAGAGCTGAAAAATGGAGACATATCGTTGAGGATCACTAACGTCAGGCTGTCTGATGCGGGTAAATACCAGTGCATGAGGCTCTGGAAGAATGCCCCTCGAGACATTACCACGGTGGAGCTTGTTGTGG GTGCAGTTTCTGAGCCAAAGCTCTCCGTGGTTTCGACTGAGAGTGGAGGAGTGACTCTGCAGTGTGAGGCGAGCTGTTGGCTGCCAGAGCCTGAGATCAAGTTCCTGGATGATCACGATGATGAAATTCCTGCTGAAGACCCAAAAAGAAATCCAAATGCCAGTGGATGTCACAATGTGACACGAAGAGTGACTCTCCAAACTGCAACCAGCAG AGTCACCTGCAGAGTTCACCAGTTGGATTACAACCAGACCAGGGTCACAGAAATCAACATACCAG CTGACTGCATGAGGTCCTTCACTGTAATCATTGTCATCGCTGTTGGAGGGACCATCCTGTTTGTATTGGCATGTGGATTAGTTTTCCTGTTATGGAAGAAATGTGGCAAATCTG CAAAGGTACAAAAGCTACCAGTGACCAGGCAGGAATCGGACAGCACAGTCGGTGGCACCTCTGAAAATCGGTTGCTCTTGGATCCTAGGGGGGCTGACAGCGTGGACAACAGCGCCGTAGAACACCTGAACAAAAAGATAGCTGAACTCGAGTCACAGCTTCGTGAGAAAGACGAGACCATCCGCCAACTACAGAACAGACCACAGCTAAGTCCTGTGGTTTACTACTACAACCAGCCCACAGTTGTCTGCAGTCCTTCCAGACCCCTGCAGACCAGCATTTTGACCAATGACCACAATTCAACACCAACGGTCCCAAGAAACAGCAACCCTCCTAAATCTGCCAACCTGCCCCAGAACAAGTGTCCAAAACCTGGTACCCAAAGGCAGAACAGTAATCCAGGACTTTCCCGCCCGATCCAAAAACCTCGCCGTAATAACAGCAGCCCGGCTCTTTTCTCCTGTAATGCCACAGAGTTGTCAAGTTCTTCTTCGGGCAGcacttcagagagaaaacaaggcCGCTTTCGTCGTTCTATGAGCGAGTCTGGTGCTCAGCCTGATCCAAACCTCGCTAAGCTTCAGCGTAGATATTCCTTAGCGTTTCATAACCGCTACGGTCTCCTAGCAGAGTTGAAAGAAGAGTCTGACACTGATTCCTAA
- the LOC108901741 gene encoding myelin-oligodendrocyte glycoprotein isoform X2: protein MFGLWIPRMLQMMLLPGDGGASRVLFLHHMTFCLLLLQPHTGQPHAFGPSQPVVALLGDNVTLPCRLTPSVNASDMTVEWTRPDLSPGDVHVWENHQEHVDNKYPSYEGRTSLFVDRLERGDVSLQISRVQLLDEGTYRCFVPAQGQSATGHTCCWCRLVSCDPYD, encoded by the exons ATGTTTGGCCTCTGG attccCAGGATGTTGCAGATGATGCTGCTGCCTGGTGACGGAGGAGCCTCCAGGGTTTTATTTCTACATCACATGACCTTCTGCCTTCTCCTGTTACAGCCACATACAG GTCAGCCTCATGCGTTTGGTCCATCTCAGCCAGTAGTGGCATTACTTGGTGATAACGTCACTCTGCCCTGCCGCCTGACACCTTCAGTTAACGCCTCTGACATGACGGTGGAGTGGACGAGGCCTGACCTGAGTCCTGGAGATGTACATGTGTGGGAGAACCATCAAGAACACGTGGATAACAAATATCCATCATACGAGGGGAGAACGTCGCTGTTCGTAGACAGACTGGAGCGTGGAGACGTCTCACTGCAGATCTCCAGGGTCCAACTGTTGGATGAGGGAACGTACAGATGCTTTGTTCCCGCTCAGGGTCAATCAGCCACAGGTCACACTTGTTGTTG GTGCCGTCTCGTCTCCTGTGATCCGTATGactaa
- the LOC108901741 gene encoding butyrophilin-like protein 2 isoform X1 codes for MESSDRVSVSAVTALFLHHMFIHLMLSYEAHFAEQPQLICSHQPNIAQPGDDVILSCRLDPPISASSETVEWTRPGLDPEYVHVHQDGRLLHQIQNPSYSRRTRLFVDELEHGNVSMKIFKVKLSDEGTYRCFIPSVQKEASVQLLVGSVSVTVIEETSGESGEVVLDCKSKGWYPEPEVLWLDGEGNLLSAGPTETVRGPDDLYTVSSRVTVEKRHSNSFTCRVQQNKTNQTRERTIYLLDEITVATGVPAHWIVLTVITVFILLFLIFACLMKRKQ; via the exons ATGGAGTCCAGTGATAGAGTGTCTGTCAGTGCCGTCACTGCTCTGTTTCTCCATCACATGTTCATTCATCTCATGCTTTCTTATGAAG CTCACTTTGCAGAACAGCCACAGTTGATTTGTTCACATCAACCAAACATAGCCCAGCCTGGTGATGATGTCATTCTCTCATGTCGCCTTGATCCTCCCATCAGTGCCAGTTCTGAGACAGTGGAGTGGACCAGACCAGGTCTGGACCCAGAGTATGTCCATGTTCACCAAGATGGACGACTGTTGCATCAGATTCAAAATCCATCTTACTCTCGTCGAACGAGACTGTTTGTGGATGAACTGGAACATGGAAACGTCTCCATGAAAATCTTCAAAGTGAAACTGTCTGATGAAGGAACATACAGATGTTTTATTCCCTCAGTACAGAAAGAAGCTTCTGTCCAGCTCCTTGTTG GTTCAGTCTCTGTAACTGTCATAGAGGAGACTTCAGGTGAAAGTGGAGAAGTGGTGTTAGACTGTAAGTCTAAAGgctggtatccagagcctgaggtgttgtggctggacggtgagggaaacctcctctctgctggacctacagagacagtcagaggtcctgatgacctctatactgtcagcagcagagtgactgtggagaagagacacagcaacagcttcacctgtagagtccaacagaacaaaaccaaccagaCCAGAGAGAGAACCATATATCTTCTAG ATGAAATCACGGTTGCCACTGGAGTTCCTGCTCACTGGATTGTTCTGACTGTGATCAccgtttttattttattgtttttaatttttgcatGTTTGATGAAACGAAAGCAATAA
- the LOC108901821 gene encoding ladderlectin isoform X2 gives MLTVWVLVCAMMALTRAEALPEEKAEKDDQAEIDLVARTFRYRCPRGWSQFNRRCFHFVPKPMTWAQAERNCRSMRGNLASVHSVQEYHKIQKLIMKATHGYKPTWIGGSDAQEDTVWLWSDGTTFHYSNWCRGEPNNYFGWQNCIQINYGDQKCWDDLQCNRRLPSICAKKAQ, from the exons ATGCTGACCGTGTGGGTGCTCGTTTGTGCCATGATGGCTCTGACCAGAGCTGAGG CTCTTCCAGAGGAAAAGGCCGAAAAGGACGATCAAGCAG AGATCGACCTGGTTGCAAGAACCTTCCGATACCGGTGTCCCCGTGGTTGGTCTCAGTTCAATCGTCGCTGCTTCCACTTTGTCCCAAAACCTATGACTTGGGCCCAGGCTGAG AGAAACTGTCGGTCCATGCGTGGGAACTTGGCATCAGTGCACAGCGTGCAGGAGTACCATAAGATTCAGAAGCTGATAATGAAGGCCACTCATGGGTACAAACCAACATGGATCGGAGGCTCTGATGCACAAGAG GACACAGTTTGGCTCTGGAGTGACGGTACAACTTTCCACTATTCAAACTGGTGTCGTGGAGAACCGAACAACTATTTTGGATGGCAGAACTGTATACAGATCAATTATGGAG ATCAGAAGTGCTGGGATGATCTGCAGTGTAACAGACGTCTCCCATCCATCTGTGCCAAGAAAGCCCAATGA
- the LOC108901821 gene encoding ladderlectin isoform X1, with product MLTVWVLVCAMMALTRAEALPEEKAEKDDQAAEIDLVARTFRYRCPRGWSQFNRRCFHFVPKPMTWAQAERNCRSMRGNLASVHSVQEYHKIQKLIMKATHGYKPTWIGGSDAQEDTVWLWSDGTTFHYSNWCRGEPNNYFGWQNCIQINYGDQKCWDDLQCNRRLPSICAKKAQ from the exons ATGCTGACCGTGTGGGTGCTCGTTTGTGCCATGATGGCTCTGACCAGAGCTGAGG CTCTTCCAGAGGAAAAGGCCGAAAAGGACGATCAAGCAG CAGAGATCGACCTGGTTGCAAGAACCTTCCGATACCGGTGTCCCCGTGGTTGGTCTCAGTTCAATCGTCGCTGCTTCCACTTTGTCCCAAAACCTATGACTTGGGCCCAGGCTGAG AGAAACTGTCGGTCCATGCGTGGGAACTTGGCATCAGTGCACAGCGTGCAGGAGTACCATAAGATTCAGAAGCTGATAATGAAGGCCACTCATGGGTACAAACCAACATGGATCGGAGGCTCTGATGCACAAGAG GACACAGTTTGGCTCTGGAGTGACGGTACAACTTTCCACTATTCAAACTGGTGTCGTGGAGAACCGAACAACTATTTTGGATGGCAGAACTGTATACAGATCAATTATGGAG ATCAGAAGTGCTGGGATGATCTGCAGTGTAACAGACGTCTCCCATCCATCTGTGCCAAGAAAGCCCAATGA